AAGAGCGCACCGCCGCAGACCGCCACCGGCAACATCGCGCGGTGGGTGGCGCCGACCAGGAGTCGCGCCGCGTGCGGGACGATCAGACCGACGAAGCCGATGCCGCCCGCCACCGCGACGAGTACGCCGACCAGGAGACCCTGGACACCGAACAGCGCGTTGCGCATCGCGCGTACCGGCACGCCCAGCGACGTCGCGGTGTCGGTGCCGGCCGCGTAGGCATCGAGCCAGGAGTGGATGGCGAGCATGGCCACGACGGTGGCCAGCACGACCACCCCGGCGATCTGCACTTTCGCCCAGGTGGCGCCCGCGACGCTGCCGAGCATCCAGAACATCACGTTGTCGGCGGCGTGCGGGTCGGCGGCGGTGAACACCAGCAGCGACGACAACGCCATGAACGCCGAGGACAACACCACCCCGGACAGGATGAGTCGCAGCGCGGTCAGCCCGCCCTGGGCGCGGGCCACCAGGTACACCGTGACGGTGGCGGCCAGCGCGCCGAGTAGCGCCCCGCCGGACAGCGCCCAGACGCCCAGTCCCGCGAGCACGCCGAGGGTCATCACCGCGGTGGCCCCGACCGCCGCGCCGGCGGACACACCCAGCAGATACGGCTCGGCCAGCGGGTTGCGGACCAGGGCCTGCATGAGTGCGCCGGCCAGCGCCAGCCCGGCTCCGACCAGCGCGGCCAGCACGGACCGGGGCAACCGGAGATCCCAGATGATGACGGCGTGCGCGGAGTCGAGCTCGGCCCCGGTCATCCGGCCGACGACGGTGTGCCACACGTCGCCGACGGGGATGGTCTCCGCGCCGAAAGCGGTGGCCAGGGCGATGCTGAGGAGGGTGAGGACGAACAGTACTGCGGCTAGCGGCGTCGACGGGAGTCGCCGGACCGACGGGGCGGTCGCGCTCTCGGTCGTGCCGTCGGTACGACGGGACACGGGTGGTACTGCCTATCGGTCTGGGTATCTGTGCGCGAGATACACGATGGACTCGAGCGAGAACGGCCGGTAATCGGACTCGGGATCGTGGCGCCGGCGCCTTCCCGGGTCGCCCCGGTGTCCGCGCCGAATCCGTCTCCCATACCGTTGCGCGCCAGTCCCGGATTCACACCGGGTTCCCTGACACCCACGTGTGCGGGTGTGACCGTTCTCGGGGCTGAACATACCAACAACGATTCGCTACACCTGAGTCAGATGTCGCAGTTCGTGGTTCTGGGCGCAACGATGCGCGACATCGGTGCCCGGACAGCCGACACGCGAGCACCTACGCTGGGGGCCGACGATCGACGATCCCGACGCGGAAATGGTGAACCGATGGACGTACGAGACACGAAGCTGGCCATCATCGGGGCGGGTGCGGTGGGCACCGCGATCGCCTACTCGTCCCTCATCCGAGGTGTCGCACGGACCATCGCCCTCCTCGACATCAACGCTGCCAAGGTGACCGCCGAGGTGCTCGACATGTCGCATGGCCTCGAGTTCGTGCCCCGCGCGGACATCATCGGATCCGACGACGTGTCGGTGTGTGCGGACGCCGACGTCGTCGTGTTCACCGCCGGCGCGAAGCAGAAGCCCGGGCAGTCGCGCCTCGAATTGGCCGAGGCGACAATCGGTCTGACACGCGCCATCCTCCCCGGGGTGCTGGCGGTGGCGCCGAACGCGATCTATGTGATGGTCACCAATCCCGTCGACATCGTCACCTACGCCGCCCAGGAGATCAGCGGGCTGTCACCGCACCAGGTCTTCGGCTCGGGCACGGTGCTGGACTCGTCCCGGCTGCGATTCCTGATCGCGCAGCACTGCGGGGTCGCGGTGCAGAGCGTGCACTCCTACATCGTCGGCGAACACGGCGACAGTGAGATCCCGCTGTGGAGTTCGGCGTCGATCGGGGGCGTGCCGCTCACCTCGTGGACGCCGCTGCCCGGCCGTCCGGCGATGGACGCCGTTGCGCGCGAACGTATTCACCACGAGGTCGTACATGCCGCGTACACCATCATCGAGGGCAAGGGGGCGACGAACTACGCGATCGGTCTGGCCTCGACGCGCATCGTCGAGGCGATCCTGAACAACGAACACCGGGTGCTGCCGGTGTCGACGCGGGCGGACGGCATCGAGGGGCTCGACGGCGTGTGCCTCTCGTTGCCGACCGTCGTCGACCGCGGTGGTGCCCAGACCCGGCTCGATGTCCCGCTGTCGGACTCCGAGCGGGCGGGTCTGCTGGCATCGGCGGAAACGCTGCGCGGGATGCAGGCGCGGTTCGGGTTCTGACGTCACACGGGGACGGTCCCGCGCAGGAACTCGAGCTGATCGGCGACCACCCGCTCGAAGTCGGCGCCGACGTAGATGTCGAAATGTCCTGCCGGATAACGAATCACTCGCGCTGCCGGGGCGCGGCGGGCGTACCGGGCAGTCGGTCCGGCCGGCGCCACGGTGTCCTCGTCGCAGATGCACACGAGCGTGGGACAGGTGAGCTTTC
The genomic region above belongs to Gordonia hongkongensis and contains:
- a CDS encoding FecCD family ABC transporter permease: MSRRTDGTTESATAPSVRRLPSTPLAAVLFVLTLLSIALATAFGAETIPVGDVWHTVVGRMTGAELDSAHAVIIWDLRLPRSVLAALVGAGLALAGALMQALVRNPLAEPYLLGVSAGAAVGATAVMTLGVLAGLGVWALSGGALLGALAATVTVYLVARAQGGLTALRLILSGVVLSSAFMALSSLLVFTAADPHAADNVMFWMLGSVAGATWAKVQIAGVVVLATVVAMLAIHSWLDAYAAGTDTATSLGVPVRAMRNALFGVQGLLVGVLVAVAGGIGFVGLIVPHAARLLVGATHRAMLPVAVCGGALFLVWVDVISRVAAAPREMPLGIVTGLIGAPIFLFLMGRRQYVFGGGS
- a CDS encoding L-lactate dehydrogenase is translated as MDVRDTKLAIIGAGAVGTAIAYSSLIRGVARTIALLDINAAKVTAEVLDMSHGLEFVPRADIIGSDDVSVCADADVVVFTAGAKQKPGQSRLELAEATIGLTRAILPGVLAVAPNAIYVMVTNPVDIVTYAAQEISGLSPHQVFGSGTVLDSSRLRFLIAQHCGVAVQSVHSYIVGEHGDSEIPLWSSASIGGVPLTSWTPLPGRPAMDAVARERIHHEVVHAAYTIIEGKGATNYAIGLASTRIVEAILNNEHRVLPVSTRADGIEGLDGVCLSLPTVVDRGGAQTRLDVPLSDSERAGLLASAETLRGMQARFGF